TCAAGCGCGGTTTCCTGATTGCGCTGTTCGTGATCTTCGCGCTCCTGGCCATTCCGTTCAAGTCCTACACCCAGCCGCTCATCATCATGGCCGCCATTCCGTTCGGGGTCATCGGGGCCGTCCTGGGCCACCTCATCATGGGGCTGGACGTGGGCATCCTGAGCCTGTTCGGTATTGTGGGACTTTCGGGGGTCGCGGTGAACAACTCGCTCGTGCTCATCGACTATATCAATACGGCCCGCGCCAACGGGGCGACCGTCGAGGAGGCCATCGTGACGGCATCGAAGGCCCGCTTCCGGCCCATCCTGCTGACGTCCATGACCACGTTCCTGGGCGTGTTGCCACTCATCCTGGAGCGCAGTCTGCAGGCGCAGTTCCTCATACCCATCGCGGCGAGCCTCGGATTCGGTATCTTGTTCGCGACGTTCATCATCCTCGTCCTCGTGCCGGCCCTCGTGCTGCTGGAGGACCGCATCCGGAGCTTTTTTACACGTGATACTGAAGAACGGGCACCTGTCCCTGCCGACCGACCCCAACACGCTGTTTGACCGGGCCGCGCCGCTGGTCCTGGAAGTGGGTTTCGGTGACGGAAGATTCCTCGCGCACCTCGGTGCCGCCCACCCCGAGTGGAACCTGCTCGGCGCCGAAGTGTCGCTGGGCTCGGTCTGGCGTGCCTTCCGACGGATGCGCCGCGAACGGATTTACCACGTCCGGCTGTACAAAGGAAGCGCACAATTCATTGTGCGCGATGCCCTTCCGGCTGCGAGCATCCACCGCATATACGTCAACTTCCCGGACCCCTGGCCGCGCAAAAAGCACCTGGGCAACCGGCTCCTGCAAACCGAATTCTTCCGGCTCGTATCCACCCGTCTGGAGGACGGCGGGGACCTGCAGCTGACCACCGACCATCCCGAGTATTTCGGGTGGGCGGTCGAGAACGGCCGGGAAAGCGGCTGCTTCGACATCGCCGAGGGTGAGCCGCCTCCGGCCACCCTCCAGACCAAGTACGCCCTCAAGTGGCGCGCCCAGGACAAACCCATTTACCACGTCCGGTTCCAGTTGCGCGAGCGCGCCGAACCGCATCCGAATCTGCTTACCGCCCAACCCATGCAGCACGCCATGCTCACCGGTTCCCTGGACCGGGTTACCACGTTTTCCAAACAGGTCCATCCATTCGACGGTGGCCATGTCATTGTGCTGGAAGCCTTCCGCGGCCTCGCCGAGGACACCATGCTGTTCCGCGTCGTGACCGAAGAGCCCGATCTGCGCCAGGAACTGTTGGTCCAGGCCTGGCAGCGCGAGGAGAACGGCGTGTTTGTCAGCCTGCAACCCTTCGGCGAACCCCTCGCCACCCGCGGCGTCCGCGAAGCCGTCCGCGCCGTCGCCGACTGGCTGGTTTCGCAGGGCCTCGAGCTGAAGGAGGCGTGGATTTAAGCGAACGTGTCAGTCAGATGCCAGCCACTCGCTGAGCGCTGCGTTGCCGTTTATACCCAGGCGGTGGAGTTCATCGTGATGAACGTTGCATAGCGTGATCAAGTTGTCCGCAACGTTTTCACCACCATCAACGTGGTGCTCAATGTGATGCAGTTCCAGAAGCGTTCGAGGATCGCCCGGCATCATATTTCCCGGGTTCCAGCCACAGCGCTGGCAGCTGAACTTGTCTCGCTCAAGAACGGTTACACGGATCGGGTCTGAAATCACCCGGTCATGCTCAGGGAGTTGTCGGTCGGCCTCAAGGACATAAATTCCGACCGGGAGATCAGGACGACCACTGTTGCGCGTCGATACTGGCCAGCCAAGCTCCGTACGCAGCTCCCGCGTACGCCGCGCCCACTCCGTAGCGCCTTTGGCCACATACCTCAACTCTTCTCCAGTAACTGGTATTCCGACATTTTGCCGCAGGTAAGAGAGCAGGCGGTCGCGAACGGACGTTTTTTGCTTTCGAACTGAATTGGCCAAATTCCATCTGTGAGCGGCGTCACGGTCCTGGTCTCCCAACAAGATATAGTCATCAACGACCATCGCCTCGATGGTCTCCAGCAGTCCCTTGTCCAGCTCATGTTGCCCGTTTCCAGCGTAGTGTTCCTGCTGAATCATTTCTTTGGCCGTCGTGCCCGAAAAAATCGGCCACCCCATCTCAACGCGCAGTTCCCGGACACGTCTGGCGTATTCCGATATGCCAGACACTACACCGATCTCGTCTCCAGCAATGGCTGTCGCAGGGAATCGTTGGAGATAATTGAGGATTCTATCTCGGGCTCCACCGAACGAATCGACTCGAGGGAGTGAAGCACCCAAGTCGCGCATGAGATGGACTGCGGGAATCAGTGCACAAACTTGCTCGCGAATGTTCTCGCGTTCAAGAAGCTGCTCAAAGTCGGTAAGGAGTGCCACCAATTCAGCCCGGATGGACTCCGGCTCCCCAATGCGTGTTCGTCGCGCCATAAATTCAAGGAAATCGGGTCAGGCCAAAGAGGTTGCGACATCATGCACGGCAACCTCCCACATCAACTTTTCATCACCAGTCAACAGTGCATGGACAGAGCGGGCAATCGCACGAGCGAGCCCTGGAGGAACGGCATTTCCGATCTGTCGAGCAATTTCAATCTTGCTACCCACGAATACAAAATCATCCGGGAACGATTGTAGTCGTGCAGCCTCCCGGTGGGTTATCGGACGGTGTTGATCAGGATGCAAATAGCGTCCTTTCTCAGGTTTGAAAAATTCGGTTCGGATAGTAACGGAGGGCCGGTTCCACCACAATCGTCCGAACAAGTCCGTTCCTCCAGACTTCTTCCGGATCCAACATTGGGGAGTGATCTCAGGGGCGTTTTTTTGAAGGTCGAAACGATTTCCACCCGGGGGAACTGCTTTATAACGAAGCATGCTCTTGTCTGTCGGGTTCCTGCCAAAGTGCAGATCCAGTGGACCTGACATGTTTCGGATCTCCGTTCCTTCTGGAGCCGGCAGGTCCGCGATAGCAGAATGGACATCCCTCCAGGGATAAGGATTTTCCACGTACTCGTCGAACAAGATCGCTGAAGAATCCAGACGGAGATTGTTGTAGTGCGTTCTTTTAGGTGGGAATGCGTCAGCCGCGTTCGCCGTTCGGGATCCGACGATAAAGGTGCGGTACCGCTCCTGAGGTACACCGTAGTCAGCAGCGCACAAGACAGCGGCACTGACATTGAAACCGAGATCTTCAGCAGCCCGCTTGATGTCGTGGAATTCTGCAGAGCTCAGGAGCTGCCGTACGTTCTCCATGACAAAAACCTTGGCCCCTACACGGTCCACAATTTCCATATACGGCCGCCAAAGCTGCTTTCGCGGATCGGCCGCTCGCTTCTTGTTCAACAGGCTGAAGCCCTGGCAAGGTGGGCCACCGATTACAACATCCGCGTCTGGTAATTGGAGACCGTCGTCAAGAAGTGAAAGGATGTCGCCCGATGTGCAATGAGGTCCAAAATTGGCGTTATACGTTGCCGCAGCATCATCGTTGAAATCATTCGCCCACACGGGGTCAAAAATGCGGTTTCCATGCTCATCCACCATATCGGCGAAGCCGAGAGTGAGGCCCCCCGCTCCAGCAAACAGGTCTATCAGTCGAAATGGCTGTTGCATGAACGAAAGGAGTGATCTGATGAGTTGAGTGTGTGACGAAGTATTG
Above is a window of Rhodothermales bacterium DNA encoding:
- a CDS encoding tRNA (guanine-N7)-methyltransferase; amino-acid sequence: MILKNGHLSLPTDPNTLFDRAAPLVLEVGFGDGRFLAHLGAAHPEWNLLGAEVSLGSVWRAFRRMRRERIYHVRLYKGSAQFIVRDALPAASIHRIYVNFPDPWPRKKHLGNRLLQTEFFRLVSTRLEDGGDLQLTTDHPEYFGWAVENGRESGCFDIAEGEPPPATLQTKYALKWRAQDKPIYHVRFQLRERAEPHPNLLTAQPMQHAMLTGSLDRVTTFSKQVHPFDGGHVIVLEAFRGLAEDTMLFRVVTEEPDLRQELLVQAWQREENGVFVSLQPFGEPLATRGVREAVRAVADWLVSQGLELKEAWI
- a CDS encoding HNH endonuclease signature motif containing protein, translating into MALLTDFEQLLERENIREQVCALIPAVHLMRDLGASLPRVDSFGGARDRILNYLQRFPATAIAGDEIGVVSGISEYARRVRELRVEMGWPIFSGTTAKEMIQQEHYAGNGQHELDKGLLETIEAMVVDDYILLGDQDRDAAHRWNLANSVRKQKTSVRDRLLSYLRQNVGIPVTGEELRYVAKGATEWARRTRELRTELGWPVSTRNSGRPDLPVGIYVLEADRQLPEHDRVISDPIRVTVLERDKFSCQRCGWNPGNMMPGDPRTLLELHHIEHHVDGGENVADNLITLCNVHHDELHRLGINGNAALSEWLASD
- a CDS encoding DNA cytosine methyltransferase, which gives rise to MQQPFRLIDLFAGAGGLTLGFADMVDEHGNRIFDPVWANDFNDDAAATYNANFGPHCTSGDILSLLDDGLQLPDADVVIGGPPCQGFSLLNKKRAADPRKQLWRPYMEIVDRVGAKVFVMENVRQLLSSAEFHDIKRAAEDLGFNVSAAVLCAADYGVPQERYRTFIVGSRTANAADAFPPKRTHYNNLRLDSSAILFDEYVENPYPWRDVHSAIADLPAPEGTEIRNMSGPLDLHFGRNPTDKSMLRYKAVPPGGNRFDLQKNAPEITPQCWIRKKSGGTDLFGRLWWNRPSVTIRTEFFKPEKGRYLHPDQHRPITHREAARLQSFPDDFVFVGSKIEIARQIGNAVPPGLARAIARSVHALLTGDEKLMWEVAVHDVATSLA